The Nomia melanderi isolate GNS246 chromosome 4, iyNomMela1, whole genome shotgun sequence genome segment AGGCACGCGGTAAACAGGCCGCGGAGTGTCTTTCCTAGGACGCCCAAAGCCAAGGACCAGGCTCGGCCGGGGATTCCGTCAAGACCAGGGGCGGTTCTCTTCACCCGGATCCGACGTATCACCCCGACCATCTCCTCCTCGGTGACCCCCAGCTCAGGGGACCAGTCGGCGACCGGTTCACCTGCCTCGGGATAGGGTCGGGACCCCTCTTCCTGTGGGGGAAATAACTTGTCCACGATCCCCCGAGTACTTGGCGGTCCAGGCTCTCTGTGGTCGTGGGCGCCCATGGACGAAGTCGTCCCATTACCATTTTGTAAGGGCGCCGCCACGGTTCTTTGTTTAGAGAGCCTAAGAGATCTCTCCATGCTCGGGCCTTCGCCGTCTTGTTGGCCAGCTGCAGGGCCACCGTTTTCTCACGGTAGGCCCTGTACCGCTGGGCAGCCCATTCTTCGTCGAACCGTCGTCGTCGACAGGCGCGGGTGTACTGGCGCCGCGCGCGAACACAGTTGGTCCTTAATTCTGCTATCTCGCGCTACCACCAGTAAACCGCCTTCCTTAGGAGGAACTTGACCCGGGGTATGGCGATCGCCATGGCCATCGCAAATGGACGTCATTGCGCCCCTGAACCATTTCGCCTCCTCCTGCCTGTCGACTGGCCTGGCCGTTCTTCGTGACCAGGCCATGACGTGGGCTGCCGCCATCAGGGCGTCCTGGTCCATCTTCTTGAGGACCCACCGAGGTGGTGGCTTCTCCTTTTTCGGGCGACGCCGTGGTGTCGACGGCGGGGTGTCGGAGAGGCCGATCACTATATATCGGTGGTCCGACAGTGATTCGACCTCTTCTGCCACTCTTCGCCCCGTGATACGGCGCGCGGCCGGAGGTGTTGCCCATGTCAGGTCAACAATAGATCCCCCGTTGTTCCGCACCCACGTATGGACCGAGCCCGTGTTTATCAGTCGGAGCTCAAGTCCCGCCGCCCAGACCAGCACCTGCCGGCCCCTCGAGTCTGTTCTTGGGGTTCCCCAAGCCTGTGACTTGGCATTAAAGTTTCCCAGGACGAACACCGGACGAGGTAAGCAGCGGCAGACGCATCTCCCCACCTCGTCCAGGTGCTCCTCGAACCTCTCCAGAGTCCACCTGGGAGGTGCGTAAACCACTACCACCACGGTTCAACCTCAGCCTACAGCCAGGTATCCCCGTCCTTGCTCGACCAGCGTGCACGACGACGATCCTTGCCTGCCGCAGCTATATATTGCGGCGGAGCCGTCCAAATCTTCCACCCAATTAGAGTGATTGGGGCCCCGATGCGGCTCCGCCACGACGGCCAATCCCACACCCCACTTTTGCGTCCTGGCAAAACGGTTGAGGTTGACCTGTATAATCAGGCCCTCGGGCCCCATTATTCGTTTGAGGTCATCTCCATCTCATGGACCGTGGGTCCCGCCGTCGGTGGCTCTGCGACCGGGGAGCATTGGCGCTCGCCGCGGCTGGGGCTGCTGGGGCCGCCGCCATAGCCCCAAGCTTCCCCTTGCATTTCTGGCCTCTAGCCTGGACGGCCCCAGCAAGGCACGCCCGACCTCCAAGGCGGTGCGCTGTGGGCCTCCCCAGGTCCGAACACACCGGACACTTGAGGTAGGGTTTGCAAGCGCTTGTAACAGCGACCCAAGCGATCCGTAGCACTGCACAGGTCGGGCTTGGAGAGTCTCCACCGTCACCTGGGTCTACCCAATGACCAGCTTCTTAGCCACCGTCAATTTGCTGGCGGCGACCACTGGACATTGGATCCACAGGGTGCCGAACCCAGAGGAGGAAGGCCGGACTTCTCGGGTCTGCACCTCTCCCACTCGACACCCACCGATCAATGCGACGGCCGTCGCGATAGTAGCCGAGGTGGTTCCATCGACCAGCCCACGAATGCGGATCTCCGCACGTTTCACGGGTCTGACGATTTTAGACCCACTGCCCCCCAGCACCACTATCATTTTGGCCGCCAAGGCGTCGGCTCTGGCTGCTTCATCTTTCCCGGGACCTCAAGAATTAGGGCCCCAGTTACCGCCTTCCTCGGCCTGAGGAAGGTGATCCCCATCTCCGCCAGGTTGATGCTTTTCCCCGCGGCCTCCAGCACACCCGCATACGTTTTTCTGGCCCCCGGAGGGACAGTCACCGAGACGGCCGCCGTACGAGGGGATCGCGGGGGCGCGACTTTCTTGGCCGGCACGGTTATGCCTTGCCTGCCACCAACTCCCGGCCCGTTCTTTGCCAGCCTGGCGGAAATAGGCCTGGCGGCAGTGGGGAGAGAGATGGTGGCTACCGCCTTCTGCCTCCTGTTCTCCTTTCACCCCACAACTTTTGCCCACTCGGTGACCGGGATTGGTTGTGGGGTGGTCACCGTCTGTTTACTTGGCACCTTGGGTGCCGGACCGGCCGGCTTGTCGGTGGTGTGGGCCGTACCGACCAACGTCACCATCCTCTTTTCGGCCGTCGGAGCGCAACCCTGGCCCGACGGGATACCTCAATCCTTCCCCGATCCTCGGCGACGCTGGAGGTCGCACAGCCGACTCCATCCGTCCCTGTGTCGGCCGTGTGCTCAACGCCGACGGTCGTACCGGGTTTGACGAAGGAGGCATCAGAGCCTGCCCATCCCCTACCAGCTCGTGGAGCCTGGCCATTTGGGTTTCGTTTCCGCAAGCTGACCTCGGAGGAGGTTGAGCTCCACCTCCAGAGCTCTTGTCGCTGCAGTCGCCGACCGAGTGGCAATGACAGTCACCCCCGTCCGTGCCGTAAGAGCGGCCATACGTAGGGCCCGTGCCAGACTTCCCCGCAGGCCCTTAGAGACGGCGGTCACCATCTCTATGACCACTGCCGGCTCCGCGACCGCCAGTGGAAGTCATCCTCCAGGCCTTGCTTTTCGGGGATGGGAATGGCGGATCTCCTTGGCGGCGGAGGGAGAACCGAGGGGTCGAGTATCCTTTCGACCTCCATCACCTCCGCCTCCGCCTGACAGGCCTCCACATATTTACGTTTAGCCTCCGCGAGGCCAACGTAATCGCCAGACGTCGGTGGACGCCCTCGCTTCTTACCACCAGTATCCGAACTGCGGCTCTCCATGGACCGGGTTGATGACTCCGATGCGTCAGAGGCCGTACACGCATCCTCATCGACGTCGGGGGGGATCGGCAGATACACCCTGCCACTACTGGTGGTGCGACACTCCCCAACGTACCAATCTCGTCAGCACCCTCAGTTCTGGTGCCTGGAGTGAAAGAGGACACACACTCTACCCCGCTGGCAGCACTGACAATCAGAGACCGGTCCCGGTTCCCACTGGACTCCCGCGAGACGAACCGTGGTCTCGGATCCGTGATGTGACCGGAACCGGACGCGCCAACAAATTtcttttcgggattagcttttttcgaattcagtttaCTTTTGTTTTACGATGGGAGATTTCACcctaaataatagtaaaattattcaGTTGTACCGCATTTTTCCAGACAATCGTTTTGGAATTTTTGCTTCATTCGGCCAGACAACCGACCacatcataaaccgggaatttctaAAAGGTCGACTCAAAGCTAATTCATAACGGTTCCTTCAGTCAAGGGTCAACCTGGAGGAAGTTTTCGAAGTATTGTCGAATCTTCGAGGACCCCCCGCACGTGGCCATAGCCCTCACCCTCGCACCAAGAGGGCTGTCCAAAGAGCGTCGTCCAAACGTCTCCGAATTTTTGAATCATGCACTGATTGGAAATTCGGAAAcatccaatcagcgcactcgatgcGACCTGAAGATGCCGTATAAAACCACCAACAGGTAACACTTTGCAAGACACTTCTCTCAAAGACTTCTCTTCAAACACTTCGGAAAGAGTTTTTTCTCAACAAAATCAGCTTCGTACACCGAAGAAGCAACTagttcgaaattcgagaattccgtcttgaaacacggaatGCAAAAACGAATTCTCAACATCGTAAGAAATCGGTAGTCTGATCTCAATCgttcggagatcagaatcgaatcagtcgGTTTCTGATTAAGTTCGGAATTCGAAGAGTCGCGACCATCAACGATGCCTAAAGTTAAAGTTGGGCCTTACAACTCCAGCCTAGGAATTTAATTCGCATCTGGTGATCGCATACGGGCAAGCGATCTAACGAGGTTGCCACGCTACCAAACAAAGTATAAACATGATATTACGTGATTTGCTCTGAAAATTTGAACAGTGCCTGTGAGCGATTATAGGCGCTTCTGGGTCAAATAAGCACCCAAACTATCGCTATAAACGAAACAGAATGCTACTTCTGTTACGGAATAAGCCTAACGGAGTGTATAGAATCAGGCTGAGCCTATAACAGAATATTTCCGCTAAATAAGTAACTGAATTACACCCCAAGGAGACCTGGTTAAGGTGAACATTCCGGCATCAGGAATTCGCAATGTAAGACTATCTTTTTTTTACGTGGGGGAACCTTCATAAGGGAACCTTCACCGGGAACAGTGTCGGATTTCTACCGACTAAACCCCCACGGCCTTCCATCCGCGGACTGAAAAAATAGGGAAGGGCCAGCGACTAACCCATATGCTGCCACTCCTCCTCCCCTCAGTCTAGTAACATCACAATAATCACGACAAGCATGTGCCGGGAAGACCACGACACATGCCCCCCCCCCTGGCCATACGGTGACGAGTCAGCCCCAGCTGGCCCGCCTCAGCCTGGGACTGACGGGCGTGGGAGGCTACCCGACCTCCGACGCTCGTCAGTCCATGTCACTAATGGGAGCATCGACTCCCCGTCAATGCTCCCACCCTCCTCCCGTTTTAGACACCTACGCGTCTACATCCATTGAAAGGTCACCCCTATCAATGGATGAGATATCCAGCGCCACTAATTCAGGtgccttctttttcttcttggcCTTGACGGCCGGGGCCGTCGGCGTTTTGAATACGGCTTTCGCCGTATCCTTAACGATAGTCGCAGAATTATTGCGCCTCATACTCCTCCTTTAAGGTGCGACAGTAAGGGCCGCCCATCCTATAATTGGATTCATATCCTTTATCCTGGCATAGGCAACAATTATGCTTTTCCTCCGCACAGTTTGCTATTAAATGCCCTTCTTTGCTACACCTAAAGCACTTAGGTGGCTTTTCCTCCGTTTTTGGGCAGTGGACTTGGACATGCCCAAACTCCAGGTATTTGTAGCACTGGAGCGGCCTGGTCTCCAGTGGCGTCACCACGGTGGCGGATCACCCCACCATGAACCGCTCCAGTGCTACTATCCTCTTAGCCGCGGCTATGGGGCACCTCGCCCAAATTGCGCCCATCCCGTAGGGAGCGAATTTGATGTTCCCCACCTTTACTTCGGTCACATCGCAACCGTCATTGGCAGCGATTGCTGCGGCGATTTCTTGCGACGTGACCGACTCGTCTACCCGCGTTATGCGGATCTCCGCCATTTTCTGGGGCACCGTTATTTTAATTGAGTCCCGTCCTTGAAAGACCGACCTCATCGAGGCCGCCAGTTCAGAGGCCTTCCTATTGCTATCCTCCCCGAGGACTTCGAGGATCATTCCCCCCGTAATGGCCCTCTTAGGCCTAAGTTGGCCGGGCCCAATGCCAATCCCTGCCAGTTCGATCTTCTCTCTGGCTTCTTTGATAATGTCTGCCATCGTGATCCCTGACCCAGGGGCCAGGGTGACAGACACTGCCGCACTCTTAGGGATCCGTCCCACTTTTGGTTTCCCTTTCTTGGggaccttcttcttctttttaatcCGCGAGCTCTCTGCTCCGGAGGTTGTTCCCTCAGCATCCGTGGAGTGGGGGGTGCTCCTAGACGGACGGGAGCGTCTCCTCACCCTTATCCATTCCCCGTCCTTCCTCGGTATCGGTTCCATACGGGGTCAAGGTCGCCATTCCCCTGCCTTTGTTGAGCCCCCTTTGTACGCACTCGGCAAAGGTGAAAGATTTTGCCggtgtctctttctctcccgcGGTAGAAGCACTCCTGGACCGAGTAATTGGTCCTTACGGAGGGGTGCTCCGGGTCCCAGCTGAGAGTCCTCGTGCTTCCCCCCTCGATTTCCCGAGGAGGTTCTCGATAGTTCCTATCAGTCTCCGCATGATCCTGTCCTCCATGGCTTGCAGGTCCCGTCGGAGGGTCGagttctccctccctctctcctcAGCCATTTGTAGTTTGGTGGTCTCTCCCGTTGTTGAGCGAAGCCGCGCCCTCAACTCGTCCATTTGAGAACGCATCTCCTCCATCGTTCTCTTCAACCGCGTAATAGTTTCCTCCTGGTCCGAGATCTTTATTAGGAAGGATCTCCTTTTCTCGGTCGAAAGTGtactgtatttgtttaatattgagtgaaaggaatgtgtctGTGTATACAAAGTGgcagtgtgtgtgttgtccagtgagtacagcgtgattagttATGAACTTGTCGTTATGTCTGTCTGTCTtgtctctcaatgtctctctatatatgtAAATCCTGAGATAGGgtggtgtccttagtgacaaatcagaaggctaaactatcggggtgttgctagttacAGTTTTTTAACCTACACCCACATTGCTTGTAGTGGAGGTAAggggtacgtcgtcccttctgacctgcgaaggtaccggtggctgtgcgctcggggtttaggtggttgagctgcctttttttatgatatgtgtcttaaccaaataaaccgtgctgGAACAGCCGTTATTATTCTTTTCGGACTATTTGAATTTCCTGTAATGCCATTTGGACTTTGCAACGCGGTTTAAACGTTTCAAAGACATTTAAACAATGTACTTGGAGGACCAGATTTTTGTCATTGTTACATTGATGGAATAATTATAGCATCGAAAGACGATGaacacaagaaacatttaaaaatgtatagttaaacgatttctaataacaaacagaaattgactttatctacAATTTACGTTACCAACACATTGGCTATACCTAGTCTACGTATGCGACATCTATGCTGGATATCCGATATTATAATCATTGTATCTCAACAATGATGGTAATGTCGCACGAGATCATATCCGCAGTTGGTAATGATAAATACTTATATGTGTAATGTGTAACAGTGACAAACGGTCGTAACAATTGAGTCGCTTAGAAGCTAATGCGATTAAAtacaggaaagaaaaattgagaaaattaatgttttggcttctggcATTATTTTGCAATATATTGAGGATCTATAAAAAGAAGGGTTTTCTGACTTAGATGAAGCAAAGATAGGAGTGAAcgatttaataactaaaaagaatattatttatttcattaagatttacaaaaattagaagatttcgaaaaaagaggaaattcAAAGACTTGAGAAGAGTTGTACAGGTGACTGACCGTTATGTTATCGTGTTttctataatacatattaaaaaatacatacatatatcaaTACTTATCACATATTACTCGTTACTCCTTAAGTTATGCACGAATCGCGGGAGTATTATACAAAACAGACAATCCATGATTACCAAACCAACACGATAGATGCATTCAAGGAATGATGCAACGTTCATTTTAATGTACAACGATTTCAAAGATAAACGCAGCTAAGAACGTGGAATACAAGGTACATGAGGATCATGAGTAACATGTCGGTTTGGAAGTTAGACTCATCGAAATCGTATCCGTGTAATAAACTGAGATCTTCGGTGATGCAGGGTAGCTCAGAATCCAACGTCGCGCAAGCTATTGGCGGTTTGAAGAACCATGTTCCGTCGGATACGGAACACCCTAATAAAAGATTCTCAAAGTTTCGTTTATGACATGGACGGGACAGACAGTTAAGTTTCGTGTTTATTCTTATTTAGTACTTTTGAGTTTTATTTACTACAACCGACATGTTTACTGTCGCGAcagcaaacatttattttagtcaACTTGGATTGCATACAATAGGCATAGAATTTTGTCTCTTTCGTCTTAATAACCGACCAGGTCATAAACTCGGGATTTCTCAAGGGTCGGCCTAGCATGTGTACACCGGTCCTTATAGACAGGTTTCAACCTGCAGGAAATCTCCACAAGCCAGCGAACCTTCGAGAAACCCCCTACACACTTGTTGCCCTCACCCCCGCTCGGAAAAGGGCTGGCTAAATGGCGTTAGCTAGAAAATAGTAAAGATGTGCTGATTGGTGTAAAACCAAGACAACTCTCATACTCAATCCAATATGAGGTGTCGACGTCGGAGACGAGAAGACACGTCGTCACTTCTCACTATCCAGTGGGACAGTCAAGATACATTCAAAAGAACGTCGGTCCTTATACATACACCACACACCAAACACACAATCACTGTTCATattcttataataaattaatgtgttaGTTTATCGAGTAGCAATTATTGCAGCATCCACGTTCAACATTTACAATATCCACTGGCCGTTAAGTCAGCGAGTGGAGCGGAGCATACCAAGAaagtttctttcaaattttacataaacCTTTTGTTAGAGTTAGCTTGACGAGGTTTACGGCGTGGACAGGCAGGCAGCTACCTTTGGACCTTCATTTGAGTGCCCGTGCCATCTGTGCACCAGCAGTAGATGGTACGTAACAAACTTAGTTTTTCCTTTCCTTGATCTTCAATTACAATACACTCGTTCAAAACGATTTAGGGTTCGGTAGTGCAGACCATGTCATAAACGCCGAGGACCCGAAGGATGATTTAGGAAAAATCAACGTCAACAAGTTTGGGTTTCTTTCAAACTTGTTGACCAATGAGTCACAGACCATGTCTTCTCCACTTTCCCTTGGAAAATCCTGTTCCCCTTCCAGAAAAGCAACATGCCAAGTGCGCAATGGAAGGGAGGAAACGAGGAAATGGAGGGGATTGCTGGGTCCAGGTTTTTGGCGACAGGCAGAAAAACAGGAAAGTTTAGAATCAGACATCACATACAGAAAACAGTTAGGAGAGTTTAGAAACAGATATCACACGGAGAACACAggaaagaaatagaaacagaCAGCATAGGGAGGACAAACACAATTTTGCTCAGCAGAGAAAGAATAGAGTTCGACATTAGCAAAACATAATAGAGTTTAGTTTCTTCCTTACAAAACACACACAAATTCTGAGCAATCACAACTTAATCAATAAATACTGTTACTCCACGTCACGTGTCCTGCAATTATTACGGTCCCACAGCTGTTTGCAATCTTTGGGTGGTCCTCCGCAACAGCATCATAGACGGCACCTAGTGCAAATGATCAGGGCTCGACCACACCCTAACACCTTTTGCTCGCGACCAAACCATAATCATCGAATATATTCTTAAGTATAGTTAAATGTACAGTGCAGTTTGTCAAACGTATCTGCACATGTGTGTAGGTACTTACTTACATATATTGTGTACTCCGCTCCACTGAAATATGGTAAGCTCTTCGTTTGAGTACAGGAGCCATGAAATACATCTCACTCAGTGGATGTATACCGGCAGGGACCTAGAGAAAGTAGGATGGCGACAAGAAATTTACAGGAATcatttggaaaaagaaaaaagaagcagaagaagggaaaaagaaagcTGAAGATGAATTATATAACGGAAACCCATGTGAATACTTCCATTATGTACTCCAAACAGAGGCTACGTACCCCAGCTTGAGGAATGGACTCATAATTGTCATGAGAACAATTAAAAGGCACCAGGTACGCCACTGCCAATGGTACATTTTCAAATGCCATCGAGAAAGAACAACctagattataaatatatatgcataATACATTTTCGTGTTTTCAATTAGTAGgttatcgaatatttcaatttcgacTGGACAATTGGGAAATTTACCTCAAGCGGTCGACCGTTTATCGCAAGTAAGATCACGAGTAAGGTGAATCCGAATGCTTCCACGCTGTTTCGTAATCCTGTCAACCAGTATATTATCGAAGTAAAGAGCAGTAGCTCGACCATCAATCCAGGCACCTAGGGTTCCAATGCTTCCTTTTTCCTGCTTGTTTGGGAAAATATTGATAGCGTTACGATTACTCACCAATGAAAGTATTCGTACGATGTACAGGTGTATCGGATACATTCCAGTTCGATACTCTCTTCGCAGGAGTGGCAACTGTTGCGGGATCAAGGGAAGCGTAACGTACATTGGGAAAAAAGCATTCTCAGATACCAAAATGGAAACAACGCCCTGAGTAGCTTGAATTCTCAGCTGTTTGAACTGACGGCACCTACGAAGCATAGTCCAGCAAGTAAAGCGACACTCAAATAACGACTCTTAAATAACAGTAAACGGTTGTTCCTTTATCAAACAGAGAGAttctatgcgtgaaaatgctgtttgatcTTCTTACACCATGTAATAAagcgaaattttatgaaataattatataatccaagttttatagacatttttgaaaattcaatacttgcgtAAGGAGTTGACCGTTctttaaaacaagaaaactaGTCTTCGACCATATACTAGTTAgcagttgaccacttatagtaaaaccaaaaacattaaagataattattttaatatcgtttatttgcaacgattatgagaaattacaagtaacaaaacaaatacaaatgaacagAACTTAATGAAATGTTGCAGATTGGAGACATACAATCaacgttaatgaaataaattgttagtttttacaatataccatttaattcaggtaaaagtatTTCGGAATTGGGTCGGTAGATGCTGCATCATATCTATCGCGCCTTTATCGAAcgattacttttaaaaatatcaatatcaattttacAATTAGTCGTTTGTAGGTGAGCAAGGTTGGACTTACCACTTTTTGAAGGATTTTGATAATCTGTAGTGATGGATCTTTCAAAACTTGCAGGAAATCTTGATAAATCAATCAATAAAGTCGCGAACAATAACGCTCTTTCCTCCTATGGAAATATATAGGGCACGTCAAGATAAATTGTAACGTAAAAACAGAGAAGTCGCGTGGAGTATTCTTAAATACTCACCCGATAGAGTTGTAACTGATAACCAGCCTTACGTGTTGACTGAATCGTCGAAAAGGATGAGAGGAAGGAAACATTTAATTCCGCTGCGCATCTATTTGATACGCTTACCTTTGAAGACTGCTCCAAATTTCCCAACTGGATGTCTTTTTCCAGAATGTGATCAATTTCGTTGGAAGCTGCGCTGGTCGAAAATAAGTCGCATACTTTTCGGGAAGTTTCCCTCCCATTTTTAGCAGCCACTATAGCTATTAAGAAATCTGCGGAATTGTGATTCCGAGGACACGCGCAGCTCTGACTGAAAAGCCGAGTAAAAAACATCACGTGGATAGGAGTTAACAAGAAACTATCGTCTCATCACCAAATTTGCAAGCAAATTTACTTGGCAACCCACGTAACGATTCGTTTTTGCCTTATATTCCATATTGGAACAGTAAAAATCCTCTTGTACGTATCTACATAGAATGTATCTTTCGAAAAACTGCACCGTCTGCTCCGTACGCCCGGTGAACGCAACCCATCCATCCATGATTACTATTATATGGTCGCAAGAATTAAATATAACAGAATTTGGTTGATGTATAGTGCACAGCACAGTATTGCGTCCTTTCGTAGCGAAATACTTCAACCATGAGATCAAAGAGTTGGCTGAATGCGAATCTTGTCCGGTCGGT includes the following:
- the LOC116433608 gene encoding protein scarlet-like, which encodes MLRRCRQFKQLRIQATQGVVSILVSENAFFPMYVTLPLIPQQLPLLRREYRTGMYPIHLYIVRILSLVPGLMVELLLFTSIIYWLTGLRNSVEAFGFTLLVILLAINGRPLEVVLSRWHLKMYHWQWRTWCLLIVLMTIMSPFLKLGSLPVYIH
- the LOC143174460 gene encoding uncharacterized protein LOC143174460, whose amino-acid sequence is MISASFQVLIRTREQPSWLAVTLGAISLRLSWVAILDGENSARPSFQREVLAPSPRGHLGRPYWLAGRSISRNRRQCCTRRRYQKVSLTRFTAWTGRQLPLDLHLSARAICAPAVDGFGSADHVINAEDPKDDLGKINVNKFGFLSNLLTNESQTMSSPLSLGKSCSPSRKATCQVRNGREETRKWRGLLGPGFWRQAEKQESLESDITYRKQLGEFRNRYHTENTGKK